A region of Oncorhynchus masou masou isolate Uvic2021 chromosome 29, UVic_Omas_1.1, whole genome shotgun sequence DNA encodes the following proteins:
- the LOC135520207 gene encoding inactive phospholipase C-like protein 2 isoform X1, with translation MAEFGENDGSSPSNTGDSVALPCDQTDGKTQCEVSVFNGDCGISANMVGSETLPDSPGLETANNSSVGLDSKSGIPRRSSIIKDGSRLRKERKKTVSFSSMPTEKKISSASDCINAMVDGSELKKVRSNSRVYHRYFLLDADMQSLRWEPSKKESDKAKIDVKSIKEVRTGKNTETFRTNGIYDQISEDCAFSIIYGENYESLDLVANSADMANIWVTGLRYLISYGKHTLNMIESNQNNMRSSWLGDLFEEADANNSKHISLCAAVQLIKNLNPGLKNVKIELKFKEFHKSKDKVGCGVTKEEFIEVFHDLCTRPEMYFLLVQFSSNKEFLDTKDLTMFLEAEQGMAQVSEDTSLEVIQSYEPSKEGQLKGWLSLDGFTNYLMSPECHIFDPEQKTVCQDMNQPLSHYYINASHNTYLIEDQFRGPSDITGYIRALKMGCRSVELDVWDGPDNEPVIYTGHTMTSQIVFRSVCDVINKYAFVASDFPLILCLENHCSLKQQRVMFQQLKKILGDKIYMDPPSPEDSYLPSPFDLRCKILLKGKKLGTTCISSEGEVTDEDEGAEMSQRMNIEADEQQSIPLKKFQLSKDLSDLVTLCKSIAFKDFPTAFQSQKHWELCSFNEVFASRCANDFPGDFVNYNKKLLARVYPSPMRIDSSNMNPQDFWKCGCQIVAMNYQTPGLMMDLNIGWFRQNGNCGYVLRPAIMREQVSYFSANTKDSVPGVSPQLLHIKIISGQNFPKPKGSGSKGDVVDPYVYVEIHGIPADCAEQRTKTVNQNGENPLFDESFEFQINLPELAMVRFVVLDDDYIGDEFIGQYTIPFECLQPGFRHIPLQSLTGEVLPHVWLFVHVAITNRRGGGKPHKRGLSVRKGKRSREYATMRVLVIKAVDDIFKTAILPLREATDLRENMQNAIVPFKELCGLSAVANLKQCILALSSRLMGADNNPLLVFNLKDQYPTMEPQGLLPDVLKKVVTAYDMMIQTSKTLLENSGGAYDRILLTQKAAMEFHENLHDMAVKEGLKGRKLAKAVESFTWNITILKGQADLLKHAKSEVQENLKQIHYAALTCNLSKDGPSGSTAGSESRTRPRSLDAIPEKATGEDELSEEDN, from the exons GATGGCTCGAGGCTGCGCAAAGAGAGGAAGAAGACGGTTTCGTTCAGCAGCATGCCCACTGAGAAGAAGATCAGCAGTGCGAGCGACTGCATCAACGCCATGGTGGACGGCTCGGAACTGAAGAAGGTCCGCTCCAACTCCCGCGTTTACCACCGCTACTTCCTCCTGGACGCCGACATGCAGTCTCTAAGGTGGGAACCCTCCAAAAAAGAGTCAGACAAAGCCAAAATTGATGTCAAGTCCATCAAAGAGGTGCGGACAGGGAAAAACACAGAAACGTTTAGGACCAACGGAATATATGATCAGATATCAGAGGACTGTGCCTTCTCGATCATCTATGGGGAGAACTATGAGTCTTTGGACTTGGTTGCAAACTCTGCCGATATGGCCAACATATGGGTGACCGGGCTTAGATACCTGATATCCTATGGGAAACACACACTGAATATGATTGAGAGCAACCAGAACAACATGCGCTCCTCCTGGCTCGGGGACCTCTTTGAGGAGGCTGATGCCAACAACAGCAAGCACATCAGTCTATGTGCTGCCGTGCAGCTAATTAAAAACCTAAACCCTGGACTCAAAAACGTTAAGATTGAACTCAAGTTTAAGGAGTTTCACAAATCTAAAGATAAGGTGGGATGTGGTGTGACTAAGGAGGAGTTCATTGAAGTCTTTCATGACCTTTGCACAAGACCAGAAATGTATTTCCTTCTTGTCCAGTTCTCTAGCAACAAGGAATTTCTAGATACCAAGGACTTAACTATGTTTCTGGAGGCTGAGCAGGGTATGGCACAAGTAAGTGAAGACACCAGTCTGGAGGTCATTCAGAGCTATGAACCTTCCAAAGAGGGGCAGCTCAAGGGCTGGCTCTCCCTTGATGGGTTTACCAATTATCTCATGTCGCCAGAGTGCCACATCTTTGACCCGGAACAAAAAACAGTGTGTCAGGACATGAACCAGCCCTTGTCCCACTATTACATCAACGCTTCCCACAACACATACCTGATCGAGGATCAGTTTAGAGGCCCCTCTGACATTACAGGGTACATCCGTGCCCTCAAGATGGGTTGTCGAAGTGTAGAACTAGATGTCTGGGATGGACCAGATAATGAGCCTGTCATTTACACTGGCCACACAATGACCTCGCAGATAGTCTTCCGCAGTGTCTGTGACGTCATCAACAAATATGCCTTTGTTGCATCTGACTTTCCCCTGATATTGTGTCTGGAGAACCACTGCTCCTTAAAGCAGCAGAGGGTCATGTTTCAGCAATTGAAAAAGATTCTTGGTGATAAGATTTACATGGATCCACCTTCACCTGAAGACAGCTACCTGCCCTCACCCTTTGACCTCAGGTGTAAGATCCTGCTGAAGGGGAAGAAGCTGGGCACAACCTGCATTAGCTCGGAGGGTGAAGTGACTGATGAGGATGAGGGGGCTGAGATGTCACAAAGAATGAACATTGAAGCCGACGAACAGCAGAGCATCCCACTGAAAAAGTTCCAGCTGTCCAAGGACCTCTCTGACCTGGTAACGTTGTGTAAATCGATTGCGTTCAAAGACTTCCCAACAGCTTTCCAAAGCCAGAAGCACTGGGAACTTTGCTCGTTCAATGAGGTCTTTGCCAGTCGCTGTGCCAATGACTTCCCAGGCGACTTTGTTAACTACAACAAGAAGTTATTGGCGAGAGTCTATCCCAGCCCAATGCGGATTGACTCCAGTAACATGAACCCTCAGGACTTCTGGAAGTGTGGTTGCCAGATCGTGGCAATGAACTACCAGACCCCCGGCCTGATGATGGACCTAAACATTGGCTGGTTCCGTCAGAATGGGAACTGTGGGTATGTGCTGCGACCAGCCATAATGAGGGAGCAGGTGTCATATTTCAGTGCCAACACTAAAGACTCAGTACCTGGTGTGTCTCCTCAGCTCTTGCACATAAAGATCATAAGTGGACAAAACTTCCCCAAACCCAAAGGCTCAGGCTCCAAAGGAGATGTTGTTGACCCTTATGTCTATGTGGAGATACATGGCATACCTGCTGATTGTGCAGAGCAAAGGACTAAAACTGTCAATCAGAATGGGGAGAACCCACTGTTTGATGAAAGCTTTGAGTTTCAGATAAACCTACCTGAGTTGGCCATGGTGCGCTTCGTGGTGCTTGACGATGACTACATTGGCGACGAGTTCATCGGCCAGTACACAATCCCCTTCGAGTGTCTCCAGCCGGGATTCCGGCACATACCGTTACAATCGCTAACGGGGGAAGTCCTTCCCCACGTCTGGCTATTCGTCCATGTGGCCATCACCAACCGAAGGGGTGGGGGCAAGCCTCACAAGAGGGGACTCTCTGTGCGTAAGGGCAAGAGAAGTCGGGAGTACGCCACCATGAGAGTGCTGGTCATCAAGGCTGTGGACGACATCTTCAAGACAGCCATACTGCCACTGAGGGAAGCCACCGACCTCAGAGAAAACATGCAG AATGCCATAGTGCCCTTTAAGGAACTGTGTGGCCTCTCGGCAGTGGCCAACCTGAAGCAGTGCATCCTGGCCCTGTCCTCCCGGCTGATGGGGGCTGACAACAACCCCCTCCTGGTGTTCAACCTCAAGGACCAGTACCCCACCATGGAGCCCCAGGGCCTGCTACCAGATGTCCTGAAGAAGGTGGTCACTGCCTATGACATG ATGATCCAGACCAGCAAGACTCTGCTGGAGAACTCCGGGGGAGCCTACGACCGAATCCTGCTAACCCAGAAAGCAg CGATGGAGTTCCATGAGAACCTCCATGACATGGCGGTGAAGGAGGGCCTGAAGGGCAGGAAGCTGGCCAAGGCTGTGGAGAGCTTCACCTGGAACATAACCATCCTCAAG GGCCAGGCGGACCTGCTGAAGCACGCAAAGAGTGAAGTCCAGGAGAACCTGAAGCAGATCCACTACGCCGCCCTCACCTGTAACCTAAGTAAGGACGGGCCATCAGGGAGCACAGCAGGCTCCGAGTCCAGGACCCGACCACGCAGCCTGGACGCCATCCCCGAGAAAGCCACAGGGGAGGACGAGCTCTCTGAGGAGGACAACTGA
- the LOC135520207 gene encoding inactive phospholipase C-like protein 2 isoform X2 encodes MMSSIEALSLKDGSRLRKERKKTVSFSSMPTEKKISSASDCINAMVDGSELKKVRSNSRVYHRYFLLDADMQSLRWEPSKKESDKAKIDVKSIKEVRTGKNTETFRTNGIYDQISEDCAFSIIYGENYESLDLVANSADMANIWVTGLRYLISYGKHTLNMIESNQNNMRSSWLGDLFEEADANNSKHISLCAAVQLIKNLNPGLKNVKIELKFKEFHKSKDKVGCGVTKEEFIEVFHDLCTRPEMYFLLVQFSSNKEFLDTKDLTMFLEAEQGMAQVSEDTSLEVIQSYEPSKEGQLKGWLSLDGFTNYLMSPECHIFDPEQKTVCQDMNQPLSHYYINASHNTYLIEDQFRGPSDITGYIRALKMGCRSVELDVWDGPDNEPVIYTGHTMTSQIVFRSVCDVINKYAFVASDFPLILCLENHCSLKQQRVMFQQLKKILGDKIYMDPPSPEDSYLPSPFDLRCKILLKGKKLGTTCISSEGEVTDEDEGAEMSQRMNIEADEQQSIPLKKFQLSKDLSDLVTLCKSIAFKDFPTAFQSQKHWELCSFNEVFASRCANDFPGDFVNYNKKLLARVYPSPMRIDSSNMNPQDFWKCGCQIVAMNYQTPGLMMDLNIGWFRQNGNCGYVLRPAIMREQVSYFSANTKDSVPGVSPQLLHIKIISGQNFPKPKGSGSKGDVVDPYVYVEIHGIPADCAEQRTKTVNQNGENPLFDESFEFQINLPELAMVRFVVLDDDYIGDEFIGQYTIPFECLQPGFRHIPLQSLTGEVLPHVWLFVHVAITNRRGGGKPHKRGLSVRKGKRSREYATMRVLVIKAVDDIFKTAILPLREATDLRENMQNAIVPFKELCGLSAVANLKQCILALSSRLMGADNNPLLVFNLKDQYPTMEPQGLLPDVLKKVVTAYDMMIQTSKTLLENSGGAYDRILLTQKAAMEFHENLHDMAVKEGLKGRKLAKAVESFTWNITILKGQADLLKHAKSEVQENLKQIHYAALTCNLSKDGPSGSTAGSESRTRPRSLDAIPEKATGEDELSEEDN; translated from the exons GATGGCTCGAGGCTGCGCAAAGAGAGGAAGAAGACGGTTTCGTTCAGCAGCATGCCCACTGAGAAGAAGATCAGCAGTGCGAGCGACTGCATCAACGCCATGGTGGACGGCTCGGAACTGAAGAAGGTCCGCTCCAACTCCCGCGTTTACCACCGCTACTTCCTCCTGGACGCCGACATGCAGTCTCTAAGGTGGGAACCCTCCAAAAAAGAGTCAGACAAAGCCAAAATTGATGTCAAGTCCATCAAAGAGGTGCGGACAGGGAAAAACACAGAAACGTTTAGGACCAACGGAATATATGATCAGATATCAGAGGACTGTGCCTTCTCGATCATCTATGGGGAGAACTATGAGTCTTTGGACTTGGTTGCAAACTCTGCCGATATGGCCAACATATGGGTGACCGGGCTTAGATACCTGATATCCTATGGGAAACACACACTGAATATGATTGAGAGCAACCAGAACAACATGCGCTCCTCCTGGCTCGGGGACCTCTTTGAGGAGGCTGATGCCAACAACAGCAAGCACATCAGTCTATGTGCTGCCGTGCAGCTAATTAAAAACCTAAACCCTGGACTCAAAAACGTTAAGATTGAACTCAAGTTTAAGGAGTTTCACAAATCTAAAGATAAGGTGGGATGTGGTGTGACTAAGGAGGAGTTCATTGAAGTCTTTCATGACCTTTGCACAAGACCAGAAATGTATTTCCTTCTTGTCCAGTTCTCTAGCAACAAGGAATTTCTAGATACCAAGGACTTAACTATGTTTCTGGAGGCTGAGCAGGGTATGGCACAAGTAAGTGAAGACACCAGTCTGGAGGTCATTCAGAGCTATGAACCTTCCAAAGAGGGGCAGCTCAAGGGCTGGCTCTCCCTTGATGGGTTTACCAATTATCTCATGTCGCCAGAGTGCCACATCTTTGACCCGGAACAAAAAACAGTGTGTCAGGACATGAACCAGCCCTTGTCCCACTATTACATCAACGCTTCCCACAACACATACCTGATCGAGGATCAGTTTAGAGGCCCCTCTGACATTACAGGGTACATCCGTGCCCTCAAGATGGGTTGTCGAAGTGTAGAACTAGATGTCTGGGATGGACCAGATAATGAGCCTGTCATTTACACTGGCCACACAATGACCTCGCAGATAGTCTTCCGCAGTGTCTGTGACGTCATCAACAAATATGCCTTTGTTGCATCTGACTTTCCCCTGATATTGTGTCTGGAGAACCACTGCTCCTTAAAGCAGCAGAGGGTCATGTTTCAGCAATTGAAAAAGATTCTTGGTGATAAGATTTACATGGATCCACCTTCACCTGAAGACAGCTACCTGCCCTCACCCTTTGACCTCAGGTGTAAGATCCTGCTGAAGGGGAAGAAGCTGGGCACAACCTGCATTAGCTCGGAGGGTGAAGTGACTGATGAGGATGAGGGGGCTGAGATGTCACAAAGAATGAACATTGAAGCCGACGAACAGCAGAGCATCCCACTGAAAAAGTTCCAGCTGTCCAAGGACCTCTCTGACCTGGTAACGTTGTGTAAATCGATTGCGTTCAAAGACTTCCCAACAGCTTTCCAAAGCCAGAAGCACTGGGAACTTTGCTCGTTCAATGAGGTCTTTGCCAGTCGCTGTGCCAATGACTTCCCAGGCGACTTTGTTAACTACAACAAGAAGTTATTGGCGAGAGTCTATCCCAGCCCAATGCGGATTGACTCCAGTAACATGAACCCTCAGGACTTCTGGAAGTGTGGTTGCCAGATCGTGGCAATGAACTACCAGACCCCCGGCCTGATGATGGACCTAAACATTGGCTGGTTCCGTCAGAATGGGAACTGTGGGTATGTGCTGCGACCAGCCATAATGAGGGAGCAGGTGTCATATTTCAGTGCCAACACTAAAGACTCAGTACCTGGTGTGTCTCCTCAGCTCTTGCACATAAAGATCATAAGTGGACAAAACTTCCCCAAACCCAAAGGCTCAGGCTCCAAAGGAGATGTTGTTGACCCTTATGTCTATGTGGAGATACATGGCATACCTGCTGATTGTGCAGAGCAAAGGACTAAAACTGTCAATCAGAATGGGGAGAACCCACTGTTTGATGAAAGCTTTGAGTTTCAGATAAACCTACCTGAGTTGGCCATGGTGCGCTTCGTGGTGCTTGACGATGACTACATTGGCGACGAGTTCATCGGCCAGTACACAATCCCCTTCGAGTGTCTCCAGCCGGGATTCCGGCACATACCGTTACAATCGCTAACGGGGGAAGTCCTTCCCCACGTCTGGCTATTCGTCCATGTGGCCATCACCAACCGAAGGGGTGGGGGCAAGCCTCACAAGAGGGGACTCTCTGTGCGTAAGGGCAAGAGAAGTCGGGAGTACGCCACCATGAGAGTGCTGGTCATCAAGGCTGTGGACGACATCTTCAAGACAGCCATACTGCCACTGAGGGAAGCCACCGACCTCAGAGAAAACATGCAG AATGCCATAGTGCCCTTTAAGGAACTGTGTGGCCTCTCGGCAGTGGCCAACCTGAAGCAGTGCATCCTGGCCCTGTCCTCCCGGCTGATGGGGGCTGACAACAACCCCCTCCTGGTGTTCAACCTCAAGGACCAGTACCCCACCATGGAGCCCCAGGGCCTGCTACCAGATGTCCTGAAGAAGGTGGTCACTGCCTATGACATG ATGATCCAGACCAGCAAGACTCTGCTGGAGAACTCCGGGGGAGCCTACGACCGAATCCTGCTAACCCAGAAAGCAg CGATGGAGTTCCATGAGAACCTCCATGACATGGCGGTGAAGGAGGGCCTGAAGGGCAGGAAGCTGGCCAAGGCTGTGGAGAGCTTCACCTGGAACATAACCATCCTCAAG GGCCAGGCGGACCTGCTGAAGCACGCAAAGAGTGAAGTCCAGGAGAACCTGAAGCAGATCCACTACGCCGCCCTCACCTGTAACCTAAGTAAGGACGGGCCATCAGGGAGCACAGCAGGCTCCGAGTCCAGGACCCGACCACGCAGCCTGGACGCCATCCCCGAGAAAGCCACAGGGGAGGACGAGCTCTCTGAGGAGGACAACTGA